TACGCACATAAGAAAAATTCGCCTAGGGCTAATGCCTAGGCGAACAACGGAACTTCTCATATTATTCTTCATTTTTTATTAATTTTTCTATATCCGGCGCAATTTCTCTCGGATTTGTAGTGGGAGCGTAACGATTTATTACCTTACCTTGACGGTCAACTAAAAACTTAGTGAAATTCCATTTCACCGCATCTCCGAACCACCCAGGCGCCTGCTCGGTTAAATATTTGAACAAAGGATGAGCGTCGTTACCTCTTACCTTGATTTTTTCAAACATCGGAAAACTAACACCGTAATTCAATTGACAAAACGTCTGAATTTCCGCATTGCTGCCTGGTTCTTGCTTCAAAAACTGATTACAAGGAAAGCCTAATACGATAAAATCTTCCTGCTTATATAGTTGGTATAGTTCTTCCAGTTCTCTGTACTGCGGAGTAAAACCACACTTACTAGCAGTGTTGACGATTAATAAAACTTTATTCTTATACTCGGCCATAGACTGCTCATTACCTTCAATGGTTCGAACATGAATATCATAAAGTCCCATCTTCATTACTCCTTTCATTCACTGTAAGACTATATTGCCTAAAAAGGCTTCTTATTCTTATCATACATGCATCCTCTTAATAATCATCTATGGCTAGATCCTATGCAAAGCTACGTTTATCAGTCTTCCGTATGCTTATATTCAATTTTAATCATATTTTATTTTTTCTAATTTGTCAATCAAAAACAGGTTTAGTTCAAATTCAGATATTCTCTGTATTGAAATGGTATTTAAAAATTGATTGCAATCTCTTTATAAATATAATTGCATTTTGCAATCAATGCATGTTACAATCAATCAGACAAGTTTTAAAGAAAGGAGCTTACTATGGATTCGAAACAAGGAGCTATGTTACTTAGAGATATCATAAGAATGTCATTAAGAAAACAAGGATATCTGCAAAAAAAAGAAACCTCTTGCTGTGGAATCACCCTCACACAATGTCACGCCTTAATTGAAATAGGTAACGCGGGAGAAATCGCAGCAAACGAATGCGCAAAATTGCTAAACCTTGACCGAAGCACGATAAGTCGCACTCTTGATAGCATGGTTAAAAGCAACTTGGTAAATCGAAAAGAAAATCCCGAAGATCGCCGATACGTAACCATCGAATTAACAGATAAGGGCCGGAAAGTATTCACTTCGATCAACGAAAACTTGGAGGCATATTACTCGAAAATTATCGCCTCAATTCCTAGCGAAAATAGAAATGTAGTGTATGAAGCTCTGCCACATTTACTAAAAGCGATTTCAGAAAGTACAATGTTTGACACTACGATCGAAGACTTAATCTCTAAACAAGTTAAAGGAGGATCAAATAATGAATAAAATCAGGCAAACGGTTAAGAAAAAATACGCAGAGGCCATTAAAAATAGAACTGGCTGCGGCTCCAATAGTTCTTCTTGTTGTGGTGGCGCCGGAAACACAAGTCAAATCACAAGCAACTTATATACGCATTTAGAAGTAAGCGAATTGCCCGAAGATATACTCGCTTCTTCGTTTGGATGTGGCAACCCAACTGCTCTTACTGAACTTCATGCAGGTGAAACAGTACTAGATCTAGGCAGTGGAGCCGGTCTCGACGTATTACTTTCTGCCAAACGAGTAGGACCAACCGGAAAAGCGTACGGCCTTGATATGACCGATGAAATGCTGGAAGTTGCAGAAAAGAACCGAGAGTTATCCGGTCTTACAAATGCAGAATTTCTCAAAGGTCATATTGAAGAAATCCCCCTCCCAAACAGCACAGTCGATGTAATAATATCCAATTGTGTAATCAATCTTTCTGGCGATAAAGACAAAGTCCTCAAAGAAGCATTCCGCGTATTGAAGCCCGAAGGGCGTTTTGCCGTTTCTGACATTGTAATTCTTCGCGAATTACCCGAAAAGATAAGAAAAAGTCTCTTAGCTTGGGCCGGTTGTATTTCCGGCGCTATGACAATTTCAGAATACCAAAGCAAACTACTTGAAGCAGGCTTCGAAAAAGTTGATGTTGAAATTACGCAGACCTATGAGTTTTCCGAAATCGCTAGTGATATATATTCAGGACTAACTGCAGATGAGCAAGCAAATCTTGAAAATTCGATTGCAAGCGCTTTTATCCGAGCAAGTAAACCTTCTTCAAAATAAGTTTCTTGTTTAGCATTTCTTCCACGTACCCATGGACCAATTTCTTTAGTTCTCTCCTCTAGTTGGCATCCTCTCCGGGACATGTCTGTAGCTCCTTGCGATGAATAGGTATGATAACTTTATTCTCCCACCACGCTGCATGTCATGTCCTTTTTTATTAGCACCATATAACCTCTTAAATGCAAAGCGATCTCTTGCCCACTGCCGCAAGAGATCGCTTTTTGAT
The nucleotide sequence above comes from uncultured Anaeromusa sp.. Encoded proteins:
- a CDS encoding glutathione peroxidase, producing MGLYDIHVRTIEGNEQSMAEYKNKVLLIVNTASKCGFTPQYRELEELYQLYKQEDFIVLGFPCNQFLKQEPGSNAEIQTFCQLNYGVSFPMFEKIKVRGNDAHPLFKYLTEQAPGWFGDAVKWNFTKFLVDRQGKVINRYAPTTNPREIAPDIEKLIKNEE
- a CDS encoding arsenite methyltransferase — protein: MNKIRQTVKKKYAEAIKNRTGCGSNSSSCCGGAGNTSQITSNLYTHLEVSELPEDILASSFGCGNPTALTELHAGETVLDLGSGAGLDVLLSAKRVGPTGKAYGLDMTDEMLEVAEKNRELSGLTNAEFLKGHIEEIPLPNSTVDVIISNCVINLSGDKDKVLKEAFRVLKPEGRFAVSDIVILRELPEKIRKSLLAWAGCISGAMTISEYQSKLLEAGFEKVDVEITQTYEFSEIASDIYSGLTADEQANLENSIASAFIRASKPSSK
- a CDS encoding MarR family transcriptional regulator, which encodes MDSKQGAMLLRDIIRMSLRKQGYLQKKETSCCGITLTQCHALIEIGNAGEIAANECAKLLNLDRSTISRTLDSMVKSNLVNRKENPEDRRYVTIELTDKGRKVFTSINENLEAYYSKIIASIPSENRNVVYEALPHLLKAISESTMFDTTIEDLISKQVKGGSNNE